The following are from one region of the Epinephelus fuscoguttatus linkage group LG11, E.fuscoguttatus.final_Chr_v1 genome:
- the LOC125897591 gene encoding uncharacterized protein LOC125897591: MFSAQTVFSFYSSCLSLTISPSSPVTERQDTDRVILNCSVWTYGQCPYTVKWLYEGNQNDLETSQSTCAASVTFTTSDYNQKLKYSELLKCEVTDGHTEEVHQFTFSPPQSSGEKPGHDAATAASTTTTTTTTTTDSPSTTGSNWTSMKRSTSEATNNRACEYNNNQTTQGPWWFVSVGLAALIISVVTVNIWTRTKGNKTQMDENMEHIEEDEDEGTNDEVLRLIDLRVANDNLFTGKRNTSKKAWISAILAHFQLQSLGKCDGKYKT, encoded by the exons atgttttcagcTCAAACTGTCTT TTCATTTTACTCTTCTTGTCTTTCTCTCACAATATCTCCATCTTCACCAGTGACTGAACGTCAGGACACTGATCGGGTCATCTTGAACTGCTCTGTGTGGACATATGGACAGTGTCCATACACAGTGAAGTGGTTGTATGAGGGTAATCAGAATGACTTGGAGACATCACAGAGTACATGTGCAGCCTCTGTGACATTTACAACATCTGACTATAATCAGAAGTTGAAGTATTCTGAGTTATTGAAATGTGAAGTGACAGATGGTCACACTGAAGAAGTTCATCAGTTCACCTTCAGCCCTCCTCAGTCCTCAGGTGAGAAACCAG GTCATGATGCAGCAACAGCtgcttcaacaacaacaacaacaacaacaacaacaacagattcACCATCAACAACAGGAAGTAACTGGACATCAATGAAAAGGAGCACATCAGaagcaacaaacaacagagcATGTGAATACAACAATAACCAAACAACACAAG GCCCATGGTGGTTTGTGTCTGTGGGTTTAGCAGCGCTCATAATAAGTGTTGTCACAGTCAACATATGGACAAGAACTAAAG ggaacaaaacacagatggatgaaaacatg gagcacattgaggaagatgaagatgaag GGACCAACGACGAAGTCCTCAGACTTATCGACCTGCGGGTCGCCAATGACAACCTCTTCACGGGGAAGAGGAATACCTCCAAGAAGGCCTGGAT ttcAGCCATCCTGGctcattttcagctgcagtccCTGGGCAAGTGTGATGGCAAATACAAGACTTAA